Proteins encoded together in one Triticum dicoccoides isolate Atlit2015 ecotype Zavitan chromosome 7B, WEW_v2.0, whole genome shotgun sequence window:
- the LOC119341377 gene encoding anthranilate O-methyltransferase 2-like isoform X1, translating to MQDKAILETRPVLHKAIEELCTSLSARRSTMVVADLGCSSGPNTLRVVCEVIGAVQFYIRKSEEERRAVEVQFFLNDPPGNDFNIVFRSLEQLEDLGGKETQPYYVAGLPGSYYRKLFPSRSVHFFHSSYSLMWRPKVPEELSRCTHVNEGNVYIGKTTPPIVIKLFQQQFKTDFELFLALRSRELVNGGRMLLTFLGRKSEETMMHGDVSTLFELVAKSLQSLVLKGRVEKEKLDSFNLPYYAPSVKEMKALINESKLFDIEHVRLFESNWDPQDDSESDVVLDCASSGANVAKCIRAVLEPLIADHFGDDIIEELFVVYSFVVAKHLEKAKAKYPIIVASLKKAMH from the exons ATGCAGGACAAGGCCATTTTGGAGACAAGGCCGGTGCTTCACAAGGCCATAGAAGAGCTGTGCACGTCGCTCTCAGCCCGACGGAGCACGATGGTCGTCGCTGACCTCGGCTGCTCGTCGGGCCCGAACACTCTGCGTGTCGTCTGTGAGGTGATCGGCGCAGTCCAGTTCTACATTCGGAAATCGGAAGAAGAACGGCGCGCCGTGGAGGTGCAGTTCTTCTTGAATGACCCGCCGGGGAATGATTTCAACATCGTCTTCCGGTCACTGGAGCAACTTGAAGATCTCGGCGGCAAAGAGACGCAGCCCTACTATGTGGCGGGCCTGCCGGGATCCTACTACAGGAAGCTTTTCCCTTCTCGGAGCGTCCATTTCTTCCACTCGTCCTACTCCCTCATGTGGCGCCCTAAg GTCCCCGAGGAACTCTCAAGGTGCACTCACGTGAACGAAGGCAACGTCTACATCGGAAAGACTACCCCACCTATTGTGATTAAGCTGTTCCAACAACAATTCAAAACGGACTTTGAGTTGTTCCTTGCACTGCGCTCCAGAGAGCTTGTCAACGGAGGCCGAATGTTGCTAACATTTCTTGGAAGAAAGAGTGAAGAGACGATGATGCACGGGGATGTTAGCACCTTATTTGAATTGGTTGCCAAATCTCTCCAGTCTCTGGTCCTAAAG GGCCGTGTGGAGAAGGAGAAGCTGGACTCATTCAACCTGCCATACTACGCTCCATCGGTGAAAGAGATGAAGGCGTTGATCAATGAGAGTAAGCTCTTTGATATCGAGCATGTCAGACTCTTTGAATCCAACTGGGATCCTCAGGACGACTCAGAAAGTGATGTGGTACTAGACTGTGCTAGCAGCGGGGCAAATGTGGCCAAGTGCATAAGGGCCGTGTTGGAGCCACTGATAGCAGACCACTTTGGAGATGACATTATTGAGGAGCTATTCGTGGTGTATTCTTTCGTCGTTGCAAAACATCTGGAGAAAGCGAAGGCAAAGTACCCCATCATCGTGGCATCCTTAAAGAAGGCCATGCATTGA
- the LOC119341377 gene encoding anthranilate O-methyltransferase 2-like isoform X3: MQDKAILETRPVLHKAIEELCTSLSARRSTMVVADLGCSSGPNTLRVVCEVIGAVQFYIRKSEEERRAVEVQFFLNDPPGNDFNIVFRSLEQLEDLGGKETQPYYVAGLPGSYYRKLFPSRSVHFFHSSYSLMWRPKGRVEKEKLDSFNLPYYAPSVKEMKALINESKLFDIEHVRLFESNWDPQDDSESDVVLDCASSGANVAKCIRAVLEPLIADHFGDDIIEELFVVYSFVVAKHLEKAKAKYPIIVASLKKAMH, from the exons ATGCAGGACAAGGCCATTTTGGAGACAAGGCCGGTGCTTCACAAGGCCATAGAAGAGCTGTGCACGTCGCTCTCAGCCCGACGGAGCACGATGGTCGTCGCTGACCTCGGCTGCTCGTCGGGCCCGAACACTCTGCGTGTCGTCTGTGAGGTGATCGGCGCAGTCCAGTTCTACATTCGGAAATCGGAAGAAGAACGGCGCGCCGTGGAGGTGCAGTTCTTCTTGAATGACCCGCCGGGGAATGATTTCAACATCGTCTTCCGGTCACTGGAGCAACTTGAAGATCTCGGCGGCAAAGAGACGCAGCCCTACTATGTGGCGGGCCTGCCGGGATCCTACTACAGGAAGCTTTTCCCTTCTCGGAGCGTCCATTTCTTCCACTCGTCCTACTCCCTCATGTGGCGCCCTAAg GGCCGTGTGGAGAAGGAGAAGCTGGACTCATTCAACCTGCCATACTACGCTCCATCGGTGAAAGAGATGAAGGCGTTGATCAATGAGAGTAAGCTCTTTGATATCGAGCATGTCAGACTCTTTGAATCCAACTGGGATCCTCAGGACGACTCAGAAAGTGATGTGGTACTAGACTGTGCTAGCAGCGGGGCAAATGTGGCCAAGTGCATAAGGGCCGTGTTGGAGCCACTGATAGCAGACCACTTTGGAGATGACATTATTGAGGAGCTATTCGTGGTGTATTCTTTCGTCGTTGCAAAACATCTGGAGAAAGCGAAGGCAAAGTACCCCATCATCGTGGCATCCTTAAAGAAGGCCATGCATTGA
- the LOC119341377 gene encoding anthranilate O-methyltransferase 2-like isoform X2 — MVVADLGCSSGPNTLRVVCEVIGAVQFYIRKSEEERRAVEVQFFLNDPPGNDFNIVFRSLEQLEDLGGKETQPYYVAGLPGSYYRKLFPSRSVHFFHSSYSLMWRPKVPEELSRCTHVNEGNVYIGKTTPPIVIKLFQQQFKTDFELFLALRSRELVNGGRMLLTFLGRKSEETMMHGDVSTLFELVAKSLQSLVLKGRVEKEKLDSFNLPYYAPSVKEMKALINESKLFDIEHVRLFESNWDPQDDSESDVVLDCASSGANVAKCIRAVLEPLIADHFGDDIIEELFVVYSFVVAKHLEKAKAKYPIIVASLKKAMH, encoded by the exons ATGGTCGTCGCTGACCTCGGCTGCTCGTCGGGCCCGAACACTCTGCGTGTCGTCTGTGAGGTGATCGGCGCAGTCCAGTTCTACATTCGGAAATCGGAAGAAGAACGGCGCGCCGTGGAGGTGCAGTTCTTCTTGAATGACCCGCCGGGGAATGATTTCAACATCGTCTTCCGGTCACTGGAGCAACTTGAAGATCTCGGCGGCAAAGAGACGCAGCCCTACTATGTGGCGGGCCTGCCGGGATCCTACTACAGGAAGCTTTTCCCTTCTCGGAGCGTCCATTTCTTCCACTCGTCCTACTCCCTCATGTGGCGCCCTAAg GTCCCCGAGGAACTCTCAAGGTGCACTCACGTGAACGAAGGCAACGTCTACATCGGAAAGACTACCCCACCTATTGTGATTAAGCTGTTCCAACAACAATTCAAAACGGACTTTGAGTTGTTCCTTGCACTGCGCTCCAGAGAGCTTGTCAACGGAGGCCGAATGTTGCTAACATTTCTTGGAAGAAAGAGTGAAGAGACGATGATGCACGGGGATGTTAGCACCTTATTTGAATTGGTTGCCAAATCTCTCCAGTCTCTGGTCCTAAAG GGCCGTGTGGAGAAGGAGAAGCTGGACTCATTCAACCTGCCATACTACGCTCCATCGGTGAAAGAGATGAAGGCGTTGATCAATGAGAGTAAGCTCTTTGATATCGAGCATGTCAGACTCTTTGAATCCAACTGGGATCCTCAGGACGACTCAGAAAGTGATGTGGTACTAGACTGTGCTAGCAGCGGGGCAAATGTGGCCAAGTGCATAAGGGCCGTGTTGGAGCCACTGATAGCAGACCACTTTGGAGATGACATTATTGAGGAGCTATTCGTGGTGTATTCTTTCGTCGTTGCAAAACATCTGGAGAAAGCGAAGGCAAAGTACCCCATCATCGTGGCATCCTTAAAGAAGGCCATGCATTGA